The following proteins come from a genomic window of Spongiibacter tropicus DSM 19543:
- the bcsQ gene encoding cellulose biosynthesis protein BcsQ: protein MYTLLITGVCGGAGVTSVTANLAAAMQLQGMRCLVLDLNPANVLRYSFAIRHDEKAGWARASVDGKPWQEAAYAAHHGVTVLPFGELSAAEVREYHLDASAIVERLEVMLAALRDMAYDCVLIDGPAAFQFAEVAQVSNRLWVTTPSAGAYAMLKRYGESWLGDSLDSKSHLLINRLSPHIPLEQDIAGLLKQDFATALTPNGIHEDLAVAEAQALFATVLETAVDSQATKDFQALARFYLTVARGRPA from the coding sequence TTGTATACCCTGCTGATTACCGGAGTCTGTGGCGGAGCGGGGGTAACGTCCGTGACCGCGAATCTGGCCGCGGCGATGCAGCTGCAGGGTATGCGCTGCCTGGTACTGGATCTCAATCCGGCAAATGTACTCCGCTACAGCTTTGCGATTCGTCATGATGAAAAGGCTGGCTGGGCGCGCGCCAGCGTTGACGGTAAGCCCTGGCAAGAGGCGGCCTATGCCGCGCACCACGGCGTGACAGTTCTGCCCTTTGGCGAGTTGTCGGCGGCGGAAGTGCGTGAATACCACTTAGATGCCAGCGCTATTGTTGAACGACTCGAGGTGATGCTCGCGGCGCTGCGCGATATGGCCTACGACTGCGTATTGATTGATGGTCCGGCTGCGTTTCAGTTTGCAGAGGTGGCCCAAGTCAGCAACCGCCTGTGGGTGACAACGCCATCTGCTGGCGCCTACGCCATGTTGAAGCGCTATGGAGAGTCGTGGTTGGGCGACAGCCTGGACAGCAAAAGCCATCTACTGATCAATCGCCTGTCTCCTCATATTCCTCTGGAGCAGGATATTGCCGGTCTGCTTAAACAGGATTTTGCGACCGCGTTGACGCCCAACGGCATACACGAAGACCTCGCTGTAGCCGAAGCGCAGGCGCTGTTCGCCACCGTATTGGAAACCGCCGTAGACAGTCAGGCGACGAAGGATTTTCAGGCATTGGCGCGATTTTATCTGACGGTGGCGCGAGGGCGCCCAGCGTGA